The stretch of DNA TTTTACAAGCGGTCCAGCAAATATCTGAAGAAGACAAGAAAGAACAAAATCAACAATATAGACGTGTGGGTCAAACTCTTGCAACAAGAAGAGTCAACGCAAACCATGAAAAGAAGTAGATGATGAGCATGGCAGACCATAAAGGCTGCCAGTGTCTGAGAAGCTTGCCTTTTCCTTAGTTACAGAAGCACTTGCAGAGCAATTGTGTCCTCCAGCAAACCA from Hyla sarda isolate aHylSar1 chromosome 5, aHylSar1.hap1, whole genome shotgun sequence encodes:
- the AKAIN1 gene encoding A-kinase anchor protein inhibitor 1, with protein sequence MVYSPGEKLGKGSEEVKLQNASKQIVETVILQAVQQISEEDKKEQNQQYRRVGQTLATRRVNANHEKK